From a region of the Lactuca sativa cultivar Salinas chromosome 4, Lsat_Salinas_v11, whole genome shotgun sequence genome:
- the LOC111902268 gene encoding uncharacterized protein LOC111902268, translated as MNGATTSSSLKSAFSYCVQQVRNYDYHHYLCLLELPTTMRRAAFALRAFNVETSRAMDVASDPKIGLMRLLWWQDAIDKIFKNKIIEHPTALALASVISDQKISKNWLKRSVEARINDAQRDVDDIYQTIEELEKYAEDTSSTLLYTTLQAGGIASTTADHAASHIGKASGLLLLIKSLPYHANRNHSFSYIPLKVAEKHGLLVKDGDRVEIRTDSRERLSDAVFDMASMANAHLQKARVLTESVPKEARSILLPAVPSQVILDSLSRVGFDVFDSRLNRGILGVPPLLFQLKLKWHSWRGMY; from the coding sequence ATGAATGGTGCTACCACATCTAGCAGCTTAAAGTCAGCCTTCTCATACTGTGTACAACAAGTTCGCAACTATGATTATCATCACTACCTCTGTCTTCTTGAACTCCCAACCACCATGCGAAGAGCTGCTTTTGCTCTTCGTGCCTTCAATGTTGAAACATCAAGAGCAATGGATGTTGCTTCAGACCCGAAAATTGGCTTAATGCGTCTTCTATGGTGGCAAGATGCCATTGACAAGATCTTCAAGAACAAAATCATCGAACACCCAACTGCCTTAGCTCTCGCATCTGTAATATCCGATCAAAAAATCAGCAAAAACTGGTTGAAACGATCTGTTGAAGCTCGTATAAACGATGCCCAAAGGGATGTTGATGACATCTATCAAACAATTGAAGAGTTAGAGAAATATGCTGAAGATACTTCATCAACTCTTCTGTATACAACTCTTCAAGCAGGAGGAATAGCATCAACAACTGCAGATCATGCAGCTTCACATATAGGAAAAGCAAGTGGTCTTCTTTTGCTGATAAAGTCTCTTCCCTATCATGCTAACAGGAACCATAGCTTTTCTTATATACCATTAAAGGTGGCTGAAAAACATGGGTTGTTAGTTAAAGATGGAGATAGGGTGGAAATAAGAACTGATTCACGTGAGAGATTGAGTGATGCGGTTTTTGATATGGCATCAATGGCTAATGCCCATTTGCAGAAAGCTCGTGTTTTGACTGAATCAGTGCCTAAAGAAGCTAGGTCAATACTTCTGCCAGCTGTCCCTTCACAAGTGATTTTGGATTCTTTGAGTCGAGTTGGGTTTGATGTGTTTGACTCTAGGCTAAATCGGGGGATTTTGGGTGTTCCTCCATTGTTGTTTCAGTTGAAATTGAAGTGGCATTCATGGAGAGGTATGTACTAA